In a genomic window of Salmo trutta chromosome 32, fSalTru1.1, whole genome shotgun sequence:
- the LOC115171630 gene encoding ankyrin repeat domain-containing protein 40-like, whose translation MSTTSLDKELQERLREASAIGDIDEVRILVESGVNVNSQNEINGWTCLHWACKRNHKPVVSYLLNSGADQEILTAKDELAVQLTSKPEIRRLLGVEEEEVPEIKEPELPIIPNYLSNPPFMYSKMDNKAELILAQLTQNGNGDHSSDDPHSDSASLSPTHEQQLPQQPQSLLSDTPSPREGAFIPLEQQNGVSLSPTSSLTVNGGLPMDLSMEPHLVNHGEYPHSVAHNGPVCSPPLPSPSTSTTSSSSQAQVANANPSMTRQQSLPQQLNCGQGAGGNMPAFQPFFFTSTFPVNVQELVLKVRIQNPNARENDFIEVELDRQELTYRSLLRVCCRELDISAEHVEKIRKLPNTMLRKDKDVARLQDFQELEVVLEKAEGLALLSGAGGLTDRPCYNMKASRLTY comes from the exons ATGTCAACGACATCGTTGGATAAGGAATTGCAAGAGCGCTTGAGAGAGGCGTCTGCGATTGGAGACATCGACGAGGTGCGGATTTTAGTGGAAAGCGGAGTAAATGTCAACTCTCAAAACGAAATAAACGGATG GACATGCTTGCATTGGGCATGCAAGAGAAACCACAAACCGGTTGTGTCGTACCTGCTGAACTCTGGCGCTGACCAAGAGATCCTCACTGCTAAAGATGAGCTGGCTGTCCAGCTGACCTCTAAGCCTGAAATCAGAAGACTGTTAGGAG TTGAGGAGGAGGAAGTGCCTGAAATCAAGGAGCCTGAGTTGCCAATCATCCCAAACTACCTGTCCAACCCACCATTCATGTACAGTAAGATGGACAACAAGGCTGAGCTCATATTGGCACAGTTGACCCAAAATGGCAATGGAGACCACTCATCAGATGACCCACACAGCGACTCAGCTTCCCTGTCGCCCACCCACGAGCAACAGCTGCCTCAGCAACCGCAGAGCCTACTCTCTGACACCCCGAGCCCGAGGGAGGGGGCCTTCATTCCATTGGAGCAGCAGAACGGAGTGTCGCTGAGCCCCACCTCGTCTCTCACTGTCAATGGAGGCCTGCCTATGGACCTCTCCATGGAGCCCCACCTGGTCAACCATGGGGAGTACCCACACTCGGTGGCCCATAATGGGCCTGTGTgctctcctcccctgccctcccccaGCACCAGCACCACTAGCAGTAGCAGCCAAGCCCAGGTGGCTAACGCTAACCCATCTATGACCCGGCAGCAGTCCCTCCCTCAGCAGCTCAACTGTGGCCAGGGTGCTGGGGGTAACATGCCTGCCTTCCAGCCTTTCTTCTTTACCAGTACATTCCCTGTCAATGTGCAAG AGCTGGTCCTAAAGGTGCGCATCCAGAACCCCAACGCGCGGGAGAACGACTTCATCGAGGTGGAGCTGGACAGACAGGAGCTGACCTACCGCTCGCTGCTCCGGGTGTGCTGCCGCGAGCTGGACATCAGCGCCGAACACGTGGAGAAGATCCGCAAGCTGCCCAACACCATGCTACGAAAG GACAAAGACGTGGCTCGGCTGCAGGACTTCCAGGAGTTAGAGGTGGTGCTGGAGAAGGCTGAGGGCCTGGCACTCCTCTCTGGGGCAGGAGGCCTCACTGACAGACCCTGCTACAACATGAAGGCCTCCAGACTCACCTACTAA
- the LOC115171631 gene encoding WAP, Kazal, immunoglobulin, Kunitz and NTR domain-containing protein 2-like, protein MWWMLFPRWIWFLFGQCYVLLLIIDSCVRVKAMPMSMPNKVVYSHAGMCPNEMNPNLWVDAMSTCMRECELDRDCENFEKCCNNVCGNKSCVAARYMDIKGKKGPVGMPKGVKCDKFMCTQQGSECDIWEGQPVCKCRDRCEREPHFTCASDGMTYYNKCYMDAEACSKGISISVVTCRYHLTWPNTSPLPMETTLRPTTALLETTPPADIHPPMMLSNPTQQAVFVGETASFLCEVSGKPSPEVTWEKQLEGKENTVMRPNHMQGNVVVTNIGQLVIYNAQQQDAGIYTCTAKNLGGAVTSHYPLSVIQRDTGRKEGEVGNATNPFPFPAEECLKGPDSDDCGEESMSWYYEAKRNNCFTFTYSQCNKNRNHFDSYETCMLSCGAELSAPCSLPSLQGPCKAYEPRWAYSSTLKQCQSFIWGGCGGNENNFESKEACEEMCPFLKNHNCKMCKPRGKMVTSFCKSDFIILGRVTELPEEQDSGHALITVEEILKDEKMGLKFFGQEPLEVTLMNMDWNCPCPNITTANGQLIIMGDVHNGMAVLQPDSFVGSSTARRVRKLREVIHKKTCDFLKEFPTNQ, encoded by the exons ATGTGGTGGATGTTGTTTCCTCGATGGATCTGGTTTCTCTTTGGACAGTGCTACGTCTTGCTCCTGATCATAGACAGCTGTGTGAGGGTGAAAGCGATGCCAATGTCCATGCCCAACAAAGTGGTGTACTCTCACGCGGGCATGTGCCCCAACGAGATGAACCCCAACCTGTGGGTGGACGCCATGAGCACCTGTATGCGCGAGTGCGAGTTGGACCGG GACTGTGAAAACTTTGAGAAATGCTGCAACAACGTGTGTGGGAACAAGAGCTGTGTGGCGGCGCGCTACATGGACATTAAGGGCAAGAAGGGGCCGGTTGGCATGCCAAAAGGGGTCAAGTGTGACAAGTTCATGTGTACGCAGCAGGGCTCCGAGTGTGACATCTGGGAGGGCCAGCCCGTGTGTAAGTGCCGGGACCGGTGTGAGAGAGAGCCCCACTTCACATGCGCCTCAGATGGTATGACCTACTACAATAAGTGTTACATGGACGCAGAGGCCTGCTCCAAGGGCATCTCTATCTCTGTGGTCACCTGCAG GTACCACCTCACCTGGCCAAACACCAGCCCGCTGCCCATGGAGACCACCCTGCGGCCAACCACTGCCCTCCTGGAGACCACTCCCCCGGCCGACATCCATCCTCCAATGATGCTCAGCAACCCCACTCAGCAGGCTGTGTTCGTGGGCGAGACAGCCAGCTTCCTGTGCGAAGTGTCAGGTAAGCCCAGTCCGGAAGTGACCTGGGAGAAGCAGCTGGAGGGCAAGGAGAACACAGTGATGAGGCCCAATCACATGCAGGGGAACGTAGTGGTCACCAACATCGGCCAGCTGGTCATCTACAATGCCCAGCAACAGGACGCCGGCATCTACACCTGCACGGCCAAGAACCTGGGGGGGGCTGTGACCTCCCACTACCCCCTGTCGGTGATCCAGAGAGACACGGGCCGGAAGGAGGGTGAGGTAGGGAATGCCACCAACCCGTTCCCGTTCCCCGCCGAAGAGTGCCTGAAGGGGCCGGACAGTGACGACTGTGGGGAGGAGAGCATGAGCTGGTACTACGAAGCCAAGAGGAACAATTGCTTCACCTTCACCTACAGCCAGTGCAACAAGAACCGCAACCACTTTGACAGCTATGAGACATGCATGTTGTCGTGCGGGGCAGAGCTGTCGGCTCCCTGCTCCCTCCCCAGCCTGCAGGGACCCTGTAAGGCCTACGAGCCCCGctgggcctacagcagcaccctCAAACAGTGCCAGTCCTTCATCTGGGGCGGCTGTGGaggcaatgaaaacaactttgaaTCCAAAGAGGCCTGTGAGGAGATGTGTCCTTTTCTGAAGAACCATAACTGTAAGATGTGTAAACCACGGGGAAAGATGGTGACCAGCTTCTGCAAGAGCGACTTCATCATCCTGGGGCGAGTGACAGAGTTGCCTGAAGAACAGGACTCGGGCCACGCCCTGATCACCGTGGAGGAGATCCTAAAGGACGAGAAAATGGGCCTCAAGTTCTTCGGCCAGGAACCCTTGGAGGTGACCTTGATGAACATGGACTGGAACTGCCCGTGCCCCAACATCACCACGGCCAACGGGCAGCTCATCATCATGGGAGACGTCCACAACGGCATGGCCGTGCTGCAGCCCGACAGCTTCGTGGGGAGCTCCACCGCACGCAGGGTCAGGAAGCTCCGAGAGGTCATTCACAAGAAGACCTGTGACTTTCTCAAAGAGTTCCCAACGAACCAGTAG